One stretch of Labrus bergylta chromosome 24, fLabBer1.1, whole genome shotgun sequence DNA includes these proteins:
- the dock9b gene encoding dedicator of cytokinesis protein 9 isoform X1: protein MGCTTSVVLLEGLRSILERNCGYIKGAVELGGLEEEEETVSLRGSQVWMPTTALVKPKVIEPLDYENVVLQRKTQIISDVLRDMLQFPTDDFQISTLRRQGRTLFSTVPETAEKEAQSLFVQECIKTYKSDWHVVNYKYEEYSGDFRQLPNKVLRPEKLAAHLFEVDEDVEKDEDTASLGSQKGGVSKHGWLYKGNMNSAISVTMRSFKRRYFHLAQLGDGSYNLNFYKDENTSKEPKGTIFLDSCMGVVQNSKVRRFAFELKMQDKSTFLLAADSEAEMEEWIGTLNKILHSSFEQAMQEKRNGDLHDDEELGKTDISSGSFQDCFQTARDIESKMRSEARLKLFTLDPDTQKLDFSGIEPDVRQFEEKFGKRVLVNCQDLSFNLQGCVADNEEGPTTNVEPFYVVLSLFDVQNSRKISADFHVDLNHPLVRQMTSGSRSGQDLHINGSGDGPLAAQRQASGLPEGALQYPKQGVFSVTCPHPDIFLVARIEKVLQGGITHCTEPYMKSSDSAKMAQKVLKNAKTACSRLGQYRMPFAWAARPVFKDASGTLDKSTRFSALYRQDSSKLSDEDMFKLLTDFRKPEKMAKLPVLLGNLDVTIDSVAPDVTNCVTSSYIPVRNFEGNGPGSAHLEVEEFVPCIAKCSQPFTIYKNHLYVYPKHLKYDGQKSFAKARNISVCIEFKDSDEDDAPPLKCIYGRPGGPLFTKQAYAAVLHHQQNPEFYDEIKIELPTQLHEKHHLLFTFYHVSCDSNSKKKDLVETPVGSAWLPLLRDGRVIMNEQLLPVAANLPAGYLSSQDGVNKHSGSEIKWVDGGKPLFKLSTHLVSTVYTQDQHLHNFFHHCQSMEMSEQALEGELVKYLKSLHAMEGHVMVNFLPIVLNQLFCVLTRATHEDVAVNVTRVMVHIVAQCHEEGLEHYLRSYIKFVFKPEPHSSPNVRTVHEELAKAMTAILKPSTDFLTSNKLLKHSWFFFEALVKSMAQYLIESGKVKLSRNQRFSASFYHAVETLVNMLMPHITQKYKDNLDAARNANHSLAVFIKRCFTFMDRGFVFKQINNYMNCFVPGDPKTLYEFKFEFLKVVCNHEHFVPLNLPMPFGKGRIQRFQDLQLDYSLTDDFCRNHFLVGLLLREVGGALQEYREIRQIAVQVLKGLMIKHTFDDRYAAKSQQARLATLYLPLFGLLQENVYRLDIKESAPLNNHNNARDDSLVPNSMVTPQKPGSCIENALHKDVFGVISGTASPHSSTPNISSVHHADSRGSLVSTDSGNSLLDKSSEKTNSLEKNQCASALGSSLLRCDKLDRDEIKNLLMGFLHILKSMSEEALFAYWNKAAPSDLMDFFTLIEVCLHQFKYMGKRFIVRSQEVVGPVASDRKSLTLPVSRNRAGILHARLQQLGTLENAHTFNNMYSHTDADVSSQCLLEANVSTEVCLTVLDTLSIFIMGFKTQLNSDLGHNPLMKKVFQVHLCFLQIPQSEAALKQVFTSLRTFIYKFPCTFFDGRADMCASLCYEILKCCNSKLSSIRSDAAHLLYFLMKSNFDYTGRRSFVRTHLQVVIAVSQLIADVIGIGGTRFQQSLSIINNCANSDKSIKHTAFPSDVKDLTKRIRTVLMATEQMKEHENDPEMLVDLQYSLAKSYTSTPELRKTWLDSMARIHNKNGDLSEAAMCYVHVAALVAEYLWRKGMFRQGCSAFRVTTPNIDEEAAMMEDVGMQDVHFNEEVLMELLEECADGLWKAERYELIADVYRLIIPIYEQRRDFEKLTHLYDTLHRAYTKVMEVMHTGKRLLGTYFRVAFFGQGFFEDEDGKEYIYKEPKFTPLSEISQRLLKLYSDKFGQENVKIIQDSGRVNPKDLDSKYAYIQVTHVTPYHDDKELEDRKTDFEKSHNIRRFVFETPFTVSGKKQGGVEEQCKRRTILTTTHCFPYVKKRIAVMYQHQTDLSPIEVAIDEMSAKVAELRLLCSASEVDMIRLQLKLQGSISVQVNAGPLAYARAFLDDSSAKKYPDNKVKQLKEVFRQFVDACGQGLGVNERLIKEDQQEYHDEMKASYRDLARELSNIMHEQINPVDDGTRSALSDSMGIFNAISGTPTSANTHGSTTIL from the exons ACAAGTATGAGGAGTACTCAGGAGACTTCCGCCAGCTCCCAAA TAAGGTGTTGAGACCTGAAAAGCTGGCAGCTCACCTGTTTGAGGTGGATGAAGATGTGGAAAAAGACGAG GACACAGCCTCCCTCGGATCACAGAAGGGAGGAGTGTCTAAACATGGTTGGCTCTACAAAGGCAACATGAACAGTGCAATCAGTGTGACAATGCGG TCCTTCAAGAGGAGATACTTCCATCTGGCTCAGCTGGGGGATGGATCCTACAACCTCAACTTCTACAAAGATGAAAACACCTCAAAAGAACCCAAAGGAACCATCTTTCTTGACTCGTGCATGGGGGTCGTTCAG AACAGCAAGGTGCGTCGCTTTGCCTTTGAGCTGAAGATGCAGGATAAGAGCACGTTCCTGCTGGCTGCAGACAGCGAGGCAGAGATGGAGGAGTGGATCGGCACACTCAACAAGATTCTCCACAGCAGCTTCGAACAGGCCATGCAGGAGAAGAGGAACGGAGACCTGCATGAcg ATGAGGAGCTCGGAAAAACAGACATCTCCTCCGGAAGTTTTCAGGACTGCTTTCAG ACTGCCAGAGATATCGAGTCCAAAATGAGGAGTGAGGCTCGCCTGAAACTGTTCACTCTGGACCCTGACACACAG AAACTGGACTTCTCGGGCATAGAGCCTGACGTTCGGCAATTTGAGGAGAAGTTTGGAAAGAGAGTCCTTGTCAACTGTCAAGACCTGTCGTTCAACCTGCAGGGCTGTGTTGCAGATAATGAAGAGGGACCAACAACCAAT GTCGAGCCGTTCTATGTGGTCCTGTCCCTATTTGACGTCCAGAACAGTAGAAAGATTTCCGCTGACTTCCACGTGGATCTCAATCACCCTTTGGTTCGACAAATGACGTCAGGCTCCAGAAGCGGGCAGGATTTACACATTAATGGCAGTGGAGATGGTCCTCTGGCTGCTCAACGGCAGGCCAGTGGACTCCCGGAGGGGGCTCTGCAGTACCCCAAACAGGGGGTTTTCTCTGTCACATGCCCCCATCCGGATATCTTCCTGGTGGCAAGGATTGAGAAGGTGCTGCAGGGGGGGATCACCCACTGCACTGAACCCTACATGAAGAGCTCAGACTCCGCTAAG ATGGCTCAAAAGGTGCTGAAAAATGCAAAGACAGCCTGCAGCAGACTGGGCCAGTACAGGATGCCTTTTGCTTGGGCTGCAAG GCCTGTTTTCAAAGATGCATCAGGAACTTTGGACAAAAGCACTCGCTTTTCTGCTCTCTACAGGCAGGACAGCAGCAAGCTGTCAGACGAGGACATGTTCAAACTGCTCACCGACTTCAGAAA GCCAGAGAAAATGGCCAAACTGCCAGTGCTCTTAGGAAACTTAGATGTAACAATTGACAGTGTGGCCCCGGATGTAACCA ATTGTGTGACTTCATCTTACATCCCTGTAAGGAACTTTGAAGGCAACGGACCTGGCAGTGCTCATCTGGAGGTGGAGGAGTTTGTCCCCTGCATCGCTAAATGCTCCCAACCATTCACCATCTATAAAAACCATCTCTATGTTTACCCAAAACACCTCAAATATGACGGACAGAAATCCTTTGCTAAG GCGAGGAATATTTCCGTTTGCATTGAATTCAAGGATTCTGATGAGGATGACGCGCCGCCATTAAAG TGCATCTATGGTCGGCCAGGAGGTCCCCTATTCACTAAGCAGGCATATGCAGCTGTTCTGCACCACCAGCAAAACCCTGAGTTTTATGATGAG ATAAAGATAGAGCTGCCAACTCAGCTGCATGAAAAGCATCACCTTCTGTTCACCTTCTATCACGTTAGCTGTGACAGCAACAGCAAGAAGAAAGACCTTGTGGAAACTCCTG TGGGTTCAGCATGGCTGCCTCTGCTCAGGGACGGCAGAGTCATCATGAATGAACAGCTGCTGCCTGTCGCTGCAAATCTGCCTGCCGGGTACCTGAGCTCACAGGATGGAGTcaacaag CACTCAGGCTCTGAAATCAAATGGGTCGATGGAGGAAAACCATTGTTCAAACTCTCAACTCATCTTGTTTCTACAGTTTACACTCAG GATCAGCACTTGCACAACTTCTTCCACCACTGTCAAAGCATGGAGATGTCAGAACAAGCTTTAGAGGGGGAGCTGGTTAAATACCTGAAG AGTCTGCATGCGATGGAAGGTCATGTTATGGTCAACTTTCTGCCCATCGTCCTCAACCAGCTCTTCTGCGTCCTCACCAGAGCTACACATGAGGACGTGGCTGTCAACGTGACAAG GGTGATGGTTCACATTGTAGCACAGTGCCATGAAGAAGGGCTTGAACATTACTTGAGATCTTATATCAAG TTTGTGTTTAAGCCAGAGCCTCATTCGTCCCCCAATGTGAGAACAGTTCACGAGGAGCTGGCTAAAGCCATGACCGCCATTCTCAAGCCATCCACAGACTTCCTGACAAGTAATAAGCTGCTAAAG CACTCATGGTTCTTTTTTGAAGCATTGGTAAAATCCATGGCTCAGTATCTCATAGAGAGCGGGAAGGTCAAG CTCTCCAGAAACCAGCGCTTTTCTGCATCATTCTATCATGCAGTGGAGACTCTGGTGAATATGCTGATGCCACACATCACCCAGAAATACAAGGACAACCTGGATGCAGCTCGCAATGCTAACCACAGCCTGGCAGTTTTTATTAAG CGCTGCTTCACCTTTATGGACAGAGGCTTCGTATTCAAACAGATCAACAACTACATGAACTGCTTCGTACCTGGAGACCCTAAG ACTTTGTATGAGTTCAAGTTTGAGTTCCTGAAGGTTGTTTGCAACCATGAGCACTTCGTCCCTCTTAATCTGCCCATGCCCTTTGGAAAGGGCAGAATTCAAAGGTTCCAGG ATCTTCAGCTGGACTATTCCCTCACGGACGACTTCTGTAGAAACCACTTCCTGGTGGGGCTCCTGCtgagggaggtggggggggcTCTTCAGGAGTACAGAGAGATCCGTCAGATTGCAGTCCAGGTGCTGAAGGGGCTGAtgatcaaacacacatttgacgATCGCTATGCTGCGAAA AGCCAGCAGGCCAGACTTGCAACCCTCTACCTTCCTCTTTTTGGCCTGCTCCAGGAAAATGTCTACAGACTTGACATCAAGGAGTCAGCCCCACTAAACAACCACAAT AATGCCCGGGACGACTCTCTGGTGCCAAACTCCATGGTGACTCCTCAGAAACCTGGCAGCTGCATAGAAAATGCCCTCCACAAAGATGTGTTCGGGGTCATCTCTGGAACAG CCTCCCCTCACAGCTCCACTCCCAACATCAGCTCGGTTCACCACGCAGATTCCAGAGGTTCCCTGGTTTCTACGGACTCTGGAAACAGCCTGCTGGACAAAAGCAGTGAAAAAACCAACTCCCTGGAAAAG AACCAGTGTGCATCCGCTCTGGGCAGCTCTTTGCTGCGTTGTGACAAACTGGACCGCGATGAGATCAAAAACCTGCTCATGGGCTTTCTGCATATCCTCAAGAGCATGTCAGAGG AGGCCCTGTTTGCATACTGGAATAAAGCAGCCCCCTCAGACTTAATGGACTTCTTTACATTAATAGA AGTCTGCCTCCATCAGTTTAAATACATGGGGAAGAGATTCATCGTCAG GAGCCAGGAGGTTGTCGGGCCTGTAGCTTCTGACAGGAAATCTCTGACCCTGCCTGTGTCTCGTAACAGGGCGGGGATCCTGCACGCTcgcctgcagcagctgggaaCTCTGGAAAACGCTCACACCTTCAACAACA TGTACTCTCATACAGACGCAGACGTGAGCAGCCAGTGTCTGCTGGAGGCCAATGTTTCTACAGAGGTCTGTCTGACTGTGCTGGACACACTCAGCATCTTTATCATGGGGTTCAAG ACGCAGCTGAATTCAGATCTGGGTCACAACCCCCTGATGAAGAAAGTTTTCCAGGTGCATCTGTGCTTCCTGCAGATCCCTCAGTCAGAGGCCGCCCTCAAACAGGTCTTCACCTCACTCAGGACATTCATCTACAAG TTCCCCTGCACCTTCTTTGACGGCCGGGCCGACATGTGTGCCTCTCTTTGTTATGAAATCCTCAAGTGCTGTAACTCCAAGCTAAGCTCAATCCGTAGTGATGCAGCACATCTTCTTTATTTCCTCATGAAAAGCAACTTTGACTACACCGGACGAAGGTCTTTCGTACGAACACACCTGCAG GTGGTGATTGCTGTCAGTCAGCTGATTGCTGATGTCATCGGCATCGGGGGTACCCGTTTCCAGCAGTCTCTCTCTATCATTAACAACTGTGCCAACAGTGACAAATCCATAAAG CATACAGCATTTCCATCAGATGTAAAGGACCTAACGAAGCGCATCAGGACGGTGCTGATGGCCACGGAGCAGATGAAGGAGCACGAAAACGATCCGGAGATGTTGGTAGACCTTCAGTACAGCTTGGCCAAATCCTACACCAGCACGCCTGAGCTCCGCAAGACCTGGCTGGACAGCATGGCTCGGATCCACAACAAGAACGGAGATTTATCAGAG GCAGCCATGTGTTATGTGCACGTTGCCGCTTTGGTAGCCGAATATCTGTGGAGGAAAG GCATGTTCAGGCAGGGCTGCTCAGCTTTCCGTGTGACCACTCCCAACATCGATGAGGAGGCAGCCATGATGGAGGACGTGGGGATGCAAGACGTTCACTTCAACGAG GAGGTGCTGATGGAGCTGTTGGAGGAGTGTGCTGATGGACTCTGGAAGGCGGAGCGTTATGAGCTCATCGCTGACGTCTACAGGCTCATCATCCCCATCTATGAACAGCGCAGAGACTTTGAG AAACTGACACACCTGTATGACACCCTCCACCGTGCCTATACGaaggtgatggaggtgatgcACACTGGCAAGAGACTTCTGGGTACTTACTTCAGGGTGGCCTTCTTTGGACAG GGCTTCTTTGAGGATGAAGATGGAAAGGAATACATCTACAAGGAGCCAAAGTTCACTCCGCTGTCTGAAATCTCCCAGAGGCTACTGAAGCTCTACTCCGACAAGTTCGGCCAGGAGAACGTCAAAATCATTCAGGACTCCGGCAGG GTGAACCCAAAAGACCTAGACTCCAAATACGCTTACATCCAAGTGACTCACGTCACTCCCTACCACGACGACAAGGAGTTGGAGGACAGGAAAACCGACTTTGAGAAGAGCCACAACATCCGGCGCTTTGTGTTCGAGACGCCGTTCACGGTGTCGGGGAAGAAGCAGGGCGGAGTGGAGGAGCAGTGTAAACGGAGGACTATTCTAACCA CCACCCACTGTTTCCCCTACGTGAAGAAGCGTATAGCCGTCATGTACCAACACCAGACCGACCTGAGCCCCATCGAGGTGGCCATAGACGAGATGAGCGCCAAGGTGGCCGAGCTGCGCCTCCTGTGCTCGGCCTCTGAGGTGGACATGATCCGACTGCAGCTCAAACTGCAAGGCAGCATCAGCGTTCAG GTCAATGCAGGTCCTCTTGCTTACGCCAGAGCCTTCCTGGATGACAGCAGTGCCAAGAAGTATCCAGACAATAAGGTCAAACAACTCAAAGAGGTGTTCAG GCAGTTTGTGGACGCCTGCGGTCAGGGGCTGGGAGTGAACGAGCGGCTGATCAAAGAGGACCAGCAGGAGTATCATGATGAGATGAAGGCAAGCTACAGGGACCTGGCCAGGGAGCTGTCAAACATCATGCATGAACAG ATTAACCCAGTGGATGACGGCACGAGGAGCGCGCTGTCAGACTCAATGGGCATCTTCAACGCCATCAGTGGCACACCAACCAGTGCCAATACACACGGCTCCACCACCATTCTCTGA